The following are encoded together in the Kineosporiaceae bacterium genome:
- a CDS encoding allantoate amidohydrolase, with protein sequence MSVTGLLAEIAEVGRHRDSGGYRRFAFTADDAVLGEWFASAATGLGGDVTVDRCGNQWAWWGDPDTALASGTSGVVTGSHLDSVPDGGPMDGPLGVAAALVAVRALRDNGTLDDVTAGRNRPLGVVRFVDEEGARFGLACSGSRLLTGTSEPAAVLALQDAGGTSYGEAARAAGITPDHLGRDDETLRRMGHFVELHVEQGRALATPELDAAIGVASRIRPHGRFRLDLMGRADHAGTTLLADRDDPMLALATVVQVARAAAAEHGALATVGKVDVRPNAVNAIPSSVRAWLDLRADTEEQVRATLADVEAAIGQGAVQESWTGATEFPGDLARELAEAIGVELGTGPVPILPTGAGHDAGVLAQAGVPSSMLFVRNPTGVSHAPDEHAEPDDCETGAAALTAVLTRLLSPSPTSR encoded by the coding sequence GACGGTTCGCGTTCACCGCGGACGACGCCGTACTGGGTGAGTGGTTCGCCTCGGCGGCAACGGGTCTCGGCGGCGACGTGACCGTCGACCGGTGCGGCAACCAGTGGGCCTGGTGGGGAGACCCGGATACGGCACTGGCCTCCGGAACATCCGGTGTGGTCACCGGCAGCCACCTCGACTCGGTGCCGGACGGCGGCCCGATGGACGGTCCGCTGGGTGTCGCCGCCGCATTGGTCGCGGTGAGAGCCTTGCGTGACAACGGAACTCTGGACGACGTCACGGCCGGGCGGAACAGGCCGCTCGGCGTCGTCCGCTTCGTCGACGAGGAGGGAGCCCGGTTCGGTCTGGCCTGTTCGGGCAGCCGGCTGCTCACCGGAACCAGCGAACCGGCGGCCGTGCTGGCGCTTCAGGATGCCGGCGGAACCAGCTATGGCGAGGCAGCGCGGGCCGCCGGGATCACGCCGGATCACCTCGGCCGGGACGACGAAACCCTGCGCCGGATGGGCCACTTCGTGGAACTGCACGTCGAGCAGGGGCGTGCCCTGGCCACCCCTGAGCTGGACGCCGCGATCGGGGTGGCCAGCCGGATCCGGCCGCACGGCCGATTCCGGCTCGACCTGATGGGCAGGGCCGATCACGCCGGGACCACCCTGCTGGCCGATCGTGACGATCCCATGCTCGCCCTGGCCACGGTGGTCCAGGTGGCCCGCGCCGCGGCAGCCGAGCACGGTGCTCTCGCCACGGTGGGCAAGGTCGACGTCCGGCCCAACGCCGTCAACGCCATCCCGTCGTCGGTGCGCGCCTGGCTCGACCTGCGGGCCGACACCGAGGAACAGGTGCGGGCCACCCTGGCCGACGTCGAGGCGGCCATCGGTCAGGGAGCAGTGCAGGAGTCGTGGACGGGCGCGACCGAGTTCCCCGGGGATCTCGCTCGTGAGCTCGCCGAAGCCATCGGGGTCGAGCTCGGCACCGGTCCGGTCCCCATCCTGCCCACCGGCGCCGGCCACGATGCCGGCGTGCTCGCCCAGGCCGGCGTGCCGTCGTCCATGCTCTTCGTGCGCAACCCGACCGGCGTCTCACACGCGCCCGACGAACATGCCGAGCCGGACGACTGCGAGACCGGGGCAGCAGCGTTGACTGCCGTACTCACCCGCCTGCTGTCTCCCAGCCCCACCTCGCGGTGA
- a CDS encoding type IV toxin-antitoxin system AbiEi family antitoxin domain-containing protein, whose translation MTYRQQLRELANESYGYITTRDAADLDIPAVELRKLAARGALQHVSRGVYRFTDARRTHRDAYAEAVIRTGEDAYLTADAVLGLLGLAMVEPQRIKVATPRRTRPKDPGFVEIVQRQLPPEHITTYRGIRATTVGQAILDSQGTVMTERLLDALTEARHAGLIDPREAARIRRHLTATTRKTQPSLTGAAPTKTRTRT comes from the coding sequence ATGACTTACCGGCAGCAGCTCCGAGAGCTTGCCAACGAGAGCTACGGATACATCACGACCCGAGACGCGGCTGACCTCGACATCCCCGCGGTCGAGCTTCGCAAGCTCGCCGCCCGCGGCGCCCTCCAACATGTCAGCCGCGGGGTCTACCGGTTCACCGACGCCCGCCGCACCCACCGCGACGCCTACGCCGAGGCCGTCATCAGAACCGGGGAAGACGCCTACCTCACCGCCGACGCCGTCCTGGGTCTACTCGGCCTGGCCATGGTCGAGCCCCAACGGATCAAGGTCGCAACCCCCCGACGAACCCGACCGAAAGATCCCGGTTTTGTCGAGATCGTCCAGCGCCAACTGCCGCCCGAGCACATCACCACCTACCGAGGGATCCGCGCCACCACTGTCGGCCAAGCCATCCTCGACAGCCAGGGCACCGTCATGACCGAACGCCTCCTCGACGCCCTCACCGAGGCCCGTCACGCCGGACTCATCGACCCGCGCGAGGCAGCCCGCATTCGACGTCACCTCACGGCAACCACCAGGAAGACCCAGCCCAGCTTGACTGGGGCTGCTCCAACCAAGACAAGGACCAGGACATGA
- the cas3 gene encoding CRISPR-associated helicase Cas3' codes for MDVLHSVWGKTDFDRQVNEPRWLPVAQHLVDSEATAAYLWDHWLTPHLRALVAEPFGSIDHGRSVAAFLAGVHDVGKCTPAFAIQARKSHPELLTTMAQFGLRVPAQWPPAISREVRHGPAGQIALDAWLIEQGWSSTDTTQVSTVIGGHHGFPPATTEIIAASRRRELLGGPAWQAAQRELIDGAAHRTETTDLWTAWRDVQISQPAQVILSGLVIMADWVASNAEFFPLIGLDQTAITVPTPVRVSQAHDRLALPAAWKPRRSAGDANALLRQRFVIDAAARPVQHEAVAAAQRMRLPGLLVIEAAMGEGKTEAALLAAEVLAERSGCSGVMVALPTQATSDAMFARVTSWLERVPDAGLGAHSLHLGHGKAWLNPDFLALFRAGRPASVGIDESDDAAPGGGPAHETCVQAYVDSWTRGRKKGCLADFEVATIDQLLFTALKARHLALRHLGVARKVVIIDEVHAYDVYMSVYLRRALEWLGAYRVPVILLSATFPTARRRELCEAYQCGVDSHQAPLPTRGWRDRVAAPVATSAADTVVVQSIPSSLPYPVLTFPVDDAWHHQPVAASGRSGHVRIQTLDDDLDSLVAELHDRLREGGCVLVVRNTVDRAQLTARALREAFPDTRVHLVHARFIGHHRARNDALLRELFGPPDDTSCRRPEKAIVVGTQVVEQSLDIDFDLLVTDLAPIDLMLQRIGRVHRHQRGEGQSRRPEPLREAVCMVTGVEDWRAGSESSGPPKPVAGSMRVYGRHLLYRSAALVLEASECGGAWQLPDDIPRLVEDVYGEQPIGPASWQRDLEDAAHGQRRRDAERLGRAETFRLGEVRSPGASLAGWLNGSVGEADDDARGRAQVRDGDDSLEVILLRRGEDGVLRLPDGGFRHANEEAPLDPGRPLSRTLAGCAVRVPAWATKGERGVQLITELEQNYFEPWQRDPTLRGQLVMVLDEGAPTRLAGLDISYDGSDGLEVHRGD; via the coding sequence ATGGATGTTCTGCATTCGGTCTGGGGGAAGACCGACTTCGATCGGCAGGTCAACGAGCCACGATGGCTACCGGTCGCGCAGCACCTGGTCGACTCCGAGGCCACGGCCGCGTACCTGTGGGATCACTGGCTCACCCCCCATTTGCGCGCTCTCGTCGCCGAACCATTCGGCTCGATCGATCACGGACGCTCCGTCGCGGCGTTCCTGGCTGGAGTGCACGATGTCGGTAAGTGCACCCCCGCCTTCGCCATCCAGGCCCGCAAGAGCCACCCCGAGTTGCTCACGACGATGGCGCAGTTCGGACTCCGCGTTCCCGCACAATGGCCGCCCGCCATCTCGCGCGAGGTCCGGCACGGCCCCGCAGGCCAGATCGCGCTCGATGCCTGGCTCATCGAGCAGGGCTGGAGTTCTACCGACACCACCCAGGTCAGCACGGTCATCGGCGGCCACCACGGGTTCCCTCCCGCCACCACCGAGATCATCGCGGCGAGCCGGCGCCGCGAGTTGCTCGGCGGCCCTGCTTGGCAGGCCGCCCAACGCGAGCTGATCGACGGTGCTGCCCACCGCACCGAAACGACGGACCTCTGGACCGCCTGGCGCGACGTCCAGATCAGCCAACCGGCCCAGGTGATCCTCAGCGGGCTGGTCATCATGGCCGACTGGGTGGCCAGCAATGCCGAGTTCTTCCCGTTGATCGGGCTCGATCAGACCGCGATCACCGTCCCGACGCCGGTGCGAGTGAGCCAGGCCCATGATCGGCTGGCCCTGCCGGCAGCCTGGAAACCCCGCAGGAGTGCGGGTGATGCCAATGCCCTCCTGCGCCAGCGGTTCGTCATCGATGCCGCAGCTCGGCCGGTTCAGCACGAGGCGGTCGCCGCGGCCCAGCGCATGCGCCTACCCGGACTGCTGGTGATCGAAGCGGCGATGGGTGAGGGCAAGACCGAGGCAGCTCTGCTCGCCGCCGAGGTGCTCGCTGAGCGCAGCGGTTGCAGCGGTGTGATGGTGGCACTGCCGACTCAGGCGACCTCTGACGCGATGTTCGCCCGCGTCACCTCATGGCTGGAGCGAGTGCCGGATGCCGGGCTGGGCGCACATTCCCTGCACCTCGGCCACGGCAAGGCCTGGCTCAACCCTGACTTCTTGGCTCTGTTCCGCGCCGGCCGCCCGGCATCGGTCGGCATCGACGAATCCGATGACGCGGCGCCCGGGGGTGGTCCTGCGCACGAAACCTGTGTGCAGGCCTACGTCGACTCCTGGACTCGGGGCCGCAAGAAGGGCTGCTTGGCCGACTTCGAGGTAGCCACCATCGACCAACTGCTGTTCACTGCGCTGAAAGCCCGACACCTCGCGCTACGTCACCTCGGTGTGGCGCGCAAAGTGGTGATTATCGACGAGGTGCACGCCTACGACGTCTACATGAGCGTGTATCTGCGGCGAGCATTGGAATGGCTTGGTGCGTACCGAGTTCCGGTGATCCTGCTGTCGGCGACATTTCCGACAGCCCGTCGGCGTGAGCTGTGCGAGGCATACCAGTGCGGCGTCGACTCCCATCAGGCTCCCCTGCCGACGCGAGGCTGGCGCGATCGCGTGGCTGCGCCTGTTGCCACGTCAGCGGCCGACACCGTTGTCGTGCAGTCCATCCCGAGTAGCCTGCCCTACCCGGTACTCACCTTTCCGGTCGACGATGCCTGGCATCATCAGCCGGTGGCGGCGTCCGGCCGGTCGGGTCACGTACGTATCCAGACATTGGACGACGACCTCGACAGCCTGGTCGCCGAGCTGCACGACCGGCTGCGCGAGGGCGGGTGCGTGCTCGTCGTCCGCAACACTGTCGACCGCGCCCAGCTCACGGCACGTGCCCTGCGCGAGGCCTTTCCCGATACCCGGGTTCACCTTGTGCACGCGCGGTTCATCGGTCACCACCGTGCCCGCAATGACGCTCTGTTGCGTGAGCTGTTCGGACCGCCGGACGACACCTCGTGTCGTCGGCCGGAGAAGGCCATCGTGGTCGGCACGCAGGTCGTCGAGCAGTCTCTCGACATCGACTTCGACCTGCTGGTCACCGATCTGGCCCCGATCGACCTGATGCTGCAGCGGATCGGCCGGGTGCACCGGCACCAACGGGGTGAGGGCCAGAGCCGGCGGCCGGAACCGTTGCGTGAGGCGGTCTGCATGGTGACAGGGGTGGAGGACTGGCGCGCCGGATCGGAGAGTTCCGGGCCGCCGAAGCCGGTGGCCGGCTCGATGCGTGTCTATGGGCGGCACCTGCTCTACCGCAGCGCGGCGCTGGTGCTCGAGGCGTCCGAGTGCGGGGGCGCCTGGCAGCTTCCCGACGACATCCCGCGGTTGGTCGAGGACGTATACGGCGAGCAGCCGATCGGCCCAGCGAGCTGGCAGCGCGACCTCGAGGACGCAGCCCATGGCCAGCGACGACGCGACGCAGAGCGGCTCGGCCGTGCCGAGACGTTCAGATTGGGTGAGGTGCGTTCACCCGGTGCCTCACTTGCCGGATGGTTGAACGGGTCGGTCGGCGAAGCGGACGACGACGCCCGAGGCCGGGCGCAGGTGCGCGACGGTGACGACAGCCTCGAGGTGATCCTGCTGCGCCGAGGTGAGGACGGCGTGCTCCGCCTACCGGATGGCGGCTTTCGGCACGCGAATGAAGAGGCACCGCTGGATCCTGGTCGCCCTTTGTCCCGGACGCTCGCCGGCTGTGCGGTGCGGGTGCCGGCGTGGGCCACCAAGGGTGAGCGCGGCGTCCAGCTCATCACCGAGCTGGAACAGAACTACTTCGAACCGTGGCAGCGCGACCCGACCTTGCGCGGGCAACTGGTGATGGTGCTCGACGAAGGAGCACCCACCCGGCTGGCGGGTCTCGACATCTCTTACGACGGCAGCGACGGACTGGAGGTACACCGCGGTGATTGA
- the casA gene encoding type I-E CRISPR-associated protein Cse1/CasA, whose amino-acid sequence MIDPDRSFDLIDEPWIPVLAGDGTVNEVSLADLLRHADGYVGIVGELPTQGFALLRLVLAVLHRTLRRDDGGAGPASISEWADLWEQWPDVAEAAIGYLDVHRDRFDLFHPDTPFFQVADLHTAKNETSDLDKLIADVPNGLPFFTTRTGPGIERITAAEAARWLVHVHAFDASGIRSGAVGDSRVKGGKGYPIGPGWSGQIGGVHLEGRTLRDTLLLNLIAWGDPRTAELTISSGPDDVPPWERPQLTATEETVGGRQARGPIDLYTWQTRRVRLDGDRGGVAGLVLANGDKVLPQNQHTREPMSAWRYSEPQTKKHGQVTYMPLEHRVERQFWRGLEALLAHTGATSLGQPAARLAPALMGWLGAVDRLVGHRGYGLVTVHAVGIVYGSNNSVVDELIDDRLRLPLVLLDPTRRELADGAVRALSRADEAAAAAASFRQNLARAAGAGSDESEGPRDQARTAVYHALDAPFRAWLLSLGAEPSLLDAEHRWQSEVRDVVQRLGREWLGEAGPGAWTGRAVRGHRLDAGLADKWFQRKLREVLPAAYHDREVSA is encoded by the coding sequence GTGATTGACCCCGACCGCTCGTTCGACCTGATCGACGAGCCCTGGATCCCCGTGCTGGCAGGGGATGGCACGGTGAACGAGGTTTCGCTGGCTGACCTGCTCCGTCACGCCGACGGATACGTCGGCATCGTCGGCGAGCTACCCACGCAGGGCTTCGCGCTCCTGCGGCTGGTGCTCGCGGTCTTGCATCGCACCTTGCGTCGCGATGACGGCGGTGCGGGCCCGGCGAGCATCAGCGAATGGGCGGACCTGTGGGAACAGTGGCCCGACGTGGCCGAAGCGGCCATCGGATACCTCGATGTCCACCGCGACAGGTTCGATCTGTTCCACCCCGACACCCCGTTCTTCCAGGTGGCCGACCTCCACACGGCCAAGAACGAGACGTCCGACCTCGATAAGTTGATCGCGGACGTGCCGAACGGGCTGCCGTTCTTCACCACTCGTACCGGCCCGGGCATCGAACGGATCACGGCGGCCGAGGCGGCACGCTGGCTGGTGCACGTGCACGCCTTCGACGCCTCCGGCATCCGCTCGGGCGCGGTCGGCGACAGCCGGGTGAAGGGGGGCAAGGGGTATCCGATCGGGCCGGGGTGGTCCGGGCAGATCGGCGGGGTGCACCTGGAGGGTCGCACCCTGCGCGACACCCTGCTGCTCAACCTGATCGCCTGGGGCGACCCGCGAACCGCCGAGCTGACCATCAGTTCAGGGCCGGACGACGTCCCGCCGTGGGAACGCCCTCAACTCACCGCCACCGAGGAGACCGTCGGCGGCCGGCAGGCGCGTGGCCCGATCGATCTGTACACCTGGCAGACCCGGCGGGTCAGGTTGGACGGTGATCGGGGTGGTGTCGCCGGTCTGGTGTTGGCCAATGGCGACAAGGTGCTGCCGCAGAACCAGCACACCCGCGAGCCGATGTCGGCTTGGCGGTACAGCGAGCCGCAGACCAAGAAGCACGGTCAGGTCACGTACATGCCGCTCGAGCATCGCGTGGAGCGTCAGTTCTGGCGCGGACTCGAGGCGTTGCTCGCCCACACGGGCGCGACGTCGTTGGGGCAGCCGGCGGCACGGCTGGCACCGGCATTGATGGGCTGGCTCGGCGCGGTGGATCGCCTCGTCGGCCACCGGGGGTACGGCCTCGTCACTGTGCATGCGGTGGGAATCGTCTACGGCAGCAACAACTCCGTCGTCGACGAGCTGATCGATGATCGGTTGCGATTGCCCCTTGTCCTGCTGGATCCCACCCGTCGGGAGTTGGCCGACGGTGCGGTACGTGCTCTGAGTCGAGCTGACGAGGCCGCAGCCGCTGCGGCGTCGTTTCGGCAGAACCTCGCCCGCGCTGCCGGGGCCGGATCCGACGAATCCGAAGGTCCTCGTGACCAGGCTCGGACGGCGGTCTATCACGCTCTGGACGCCCCGTTCCGCGCCTGGCTGCTCTCGCTTGGTGCCGAACCGAGTCTGCTCGATGCCGAGCATCGCTGGCAGAGCGAGGTACGCGACGTCGTCCAGCGACTCGGACGGGAGTGGCTCGGCGAGGCCGGGCCAGGCGCCTGGACCGGCCGCGCGGTGCGCGGCCACCGGCTCGACGCGGGCTTGGCCGACAAGTGGTTCCAGCGCAAGCTCCGCGAGGTGCTCCCCGCGGCGTACCACGATAGGGAGGTATCGGCATGA
- the casB gene encoding type I-E CRISPR-associated protein Cse2/CasB, with translation MTDTHERTQGTADELAQFIRSRLKPLQRQYLSPKRNGSVDSRLAQLRHAVTGAPGESAAIWDLTLDGVPRPGRTDVPSATERAAHTVCTLYALHQQAKRTPMFVDGISIGHAMRRLLRSHNAGADPEREGSLRLRFDALLTAESYEELTYHLRGLVQQFRAADVPLDYARLAQDLVSLQRPHRVAGVRIRWGRDYHRLHLPGADQEADGDTTETPDTTDPEELS, from the coding sequence ATGACCGACACCCATGAACGTACTCAGGGCACCGCTGATGAGCTGGCTCAGTTCATCAGGTCACGGCTGAAACCTCTTCAAAGGCAATACCTCTCACCCAAGCGTAACGGGTCGGTCGACTCTCGGTTGGCCCAGCTGCGGCATGCTGTGACCGGTGCCCCGGGGGAGTCGGCCGCCATCTGGGATCTGACCCTGGACGGCGTGCCCCGGCCTGGGCGTACCGATGTGCCATCGGCCACCGAGCGGGCCGCGCACACCGTCTGCACCCTCTACGCGCTGCACCAACAAGCCAAGCGGACGCCTATGTTCGTGGATGGCATATCGATCGGCCATGCCATGCGGCGGCTGCTGCGCTCGCACAACGCCGGCGCCGATCCGGAGCGTGAGGGCAGTCTTCGGCTGCGGTTCGATGCCCTGCTGACCGCAGAATCGTATGAGGAACTCACCTATCACCTGCGTGGGCTGGTTCAGCAGTTCCGCGCCGCGGACGTGCCACTCGACTACGCGCGGCTCGCGCAGGATCTGGTGAGCCTCCAGCGTCCTCATCGGGTGGCAGGTGTGCGGATCCGCTGGGGGCGTGACTACCACCGCCTCCACCTGCCCGGCGCCGATCAGGAAGCCGACGGCGACACCACCGAAACCCCCGACACGACCGACCCCGAGGAGCTCTCGTGA
- the cas7e gene encoding type I-E CRISPR-associated protein Cas7/Cse4/CasC, protein MTRTIIDVHVLQTLPPSNVNRDDTGSPKTAVYGGVRRARVSSQAWKKATRTAFETTLDRDGLGVRTKRVLELIGEEITRQSSDLAEQSIELAKQIITTAGIKVSAPRQKERTVEESGYLIFLSAAQVRALAALAVESARSGQPLAKAAVRAKFGEANSIDVALFGRMVADVADLNVDAAAQVAHAISTHAVSNEFDFFTAVDDRKHGADEDAGAGMMGTVEFNSSTLYRYACLDVDQLQRNMGDTEATARAAAEFVRAFLVSMPTGKQNTFANNTVPDAVLVTVRGDQPISFVGAFEEPVTASGSAGQLSASVDALVTQAKDIHDAYGTPESSWVFGIGDKARPVEAGGERVSRDQLVDGITQAVRERLGAVR, encoded by the coding sequence GTGACCCGCACCATCATCGACGTCCACGTGCTGCAGACGCTGCCTCCCAGCAACGTCAATCGGGACGACACCGGCAGCCCCAAGACAGCCGTCTACGGTGGCGTTCGCCGTGCCCGGGTGTCGAGCCAGGCGTGGAAGAAGGCCACTCGCACAGCCTTCGAGACCACCCTCGATCGTGACGGCCTCGGGGTGCGTACCAAGCGCGTGCTCGAACTGATCGGTGAGGAGATTACCCGCCAGTCCTCGGACCTGGCTGAGCAGTCCATCGAACTGGCGAAGCAGATCATCACCACCGCGGGTATCAAGGTCAGTGCCCCGCGGCAGAAGGAACGCACTGTCGAGGAGTCGGGCTATTTGATCTTCCTGAGCGCTGCTCAGGTACGTGCGCTCGCTGCGCTGGCCGTCGAGTCCGCCCGGTCGGGGCAACCGCTGGCCAAAGCCGCGGTGCGGGCCAAGTTTGGTGAGGCCAACTCGATCGACGTCGCTCTGTTCGGCCGCATGGTGGCCGACGTCGCCGACCTCAATGTCGACGCCGCCGCTCAGGTCGCCCACGCGATCAGCACCCACGCCGTCAGCAACGAGTTCGACTTCTTCACGGCCGTCGACGACCGTAAGCATGGCGCCGACGAGGACGCCGGCGCCGGGATGATGGGAACGGTCGAGTTCAATTCCTCGACCCTGTATCGCTACGCCTGTCTCGACGTCGATCAATTGCAGCGCAACATGGGTGACACCGAGGCGACCGCGCGGGCAGCGGCAGAGTTCGTGCGCGCGTTCCTGGTCAGCATGCCGACCGGCAAGCAGAACACCTTCGCGAACAACACTGTGCCGGACGCGGTGCTGGTCACCGTTCGCGGCGACCAGCCGATCTCATTCGTGGGCGCTTTCGAGGAACCGGTGACGGCGTCAGGCTCGGCGGGTCAGTTGAGCGCCTCGGTCGATGCGCTCGTCACGCAGGCGAAGGACATCCATGACGCCTACGGGACGCCCGAGTCCTCGTGGGTGTTCGGGATCGGCGACAAGGCGCGGCCCGTCGAGGCTGGAGGTGAGCGCGTCTCGCGCGATCAGTTGGTCGACGGGATCACGCAGGCGGTGCGTGAGCGGCTCGGCGCCGTCCGATGA
- the cas5e gene encoding type I-E CRISPR-associated protein Cas5/CasD, giving the protein MTTLLLTLAAPLQSWGVASRFPVRATQDHPSKSGVIGLLAAAMGRRRTDPIEDLLGLRFGVRIDQAGALVRDFQTAHRADGASAPISERYYLGDAVFLAGLEGEASLVATLDGALRRPMFPLYLGRRACPPAGPIRAEVHDKPLRTVLETMPWRAARRIRRKDGRAEVPVDIVADADPVDDTRGDVVPALVRDVPQSFDPVRRDYGVRRVVRYRTLISNPDGARHAEPERVTDAIGGHDPFDALEA; this is encoded by the coding sequence ATGACCACACTGCTGCTCACCTTGGCGGCACCGCTGCAATCGTGGGGAGTCGCCAGCCGGTTCCCCGTGCGCGCCACGCAAGACCATCCGAGCAAGAGCGGGGTGATCGGGCTGCTGGCCGCCGCCATGGGTCGCAGACGCACCGATCCGATCGAGGACTTGTTGGGCCTGCGGTTCGGGGTCCGCATTGATCAGGCTGGTGCCCTGGTTCGCGACTTTCAGACCGCCCATCGCGCGGACGGCGCCTCCGCGCCGATCTCCGAGCGGTACTACCTGGGGGATGCCGTGTTCCTGGCCGGCCTCGAGGGCGAGGCAAGTCTGGTGGCGACATTGGACGGCGCGCTGCGTCGTCCAATGTTTCCGCTCTACTTGGGCCGGCGGGCATGCCCGCCGGCTGGGCCGATCCGTGCCGAGGTGCACGACAAGCCACTGCGTACGGTGCTGGAGACCATGCCGTGGCGTGCTGCTCGACGGATCCGGCGCAAGGACGGCAGGGCCGAGGTGCCGGTGGACATCGTCGCGGATGCCGATCCAGTCGACGACACCCGGGGTGACGTGGTCCCGGCGCTGGTACGCGACGTCCCGCAGTCGTTCGACCCGGTACGCCGTGATTATGGCGTGCGGCGCGTCGTCCGGTACCGAACCTTGATCAGCAATCCGGACGGCGCCCGGCACGCCGAACCGGAGCGTGTGACCGATGCGATCGGCGGCCATGATCCGTTCGACGCCTTGGAGGCCTAG
- the cas6e gene encoding type I-E CRISPR-associated protein Cas6/Cse3/CasE: MFLSRCEINPARRGARQLLGSPQALHAAVRYAFPSTGEATGGGRVLWRLDSDSHRHVLYTVSPHAPDFSHLVEEAGWPSTTGWESRDYDGFLGGLRAGQTWAFRLAANPVHSGRRTASAETQRFGHITAQQQHAWLLTRCGTWGFDIPEATGWADGEDSQRAVLVRDRAVRTFRRGEGRVTLSTAVFEGTLRIVDAEVMRASLIAGMGHAKAYGCGLMTLARPSP; encoded by the coding sequence GTGTTCCTCAGCCGATGTGAGATCAACCCTGCGCGTCGTGGGGCGAGGCAACTGCTCGGTTCGCCGCAGGCGCTGCATGCGGCCGTGCGGTACGCCTTCCCGTCCACGGGTGAAGCGACGGGCGGCGGGCGCGTGCTGTGGCGGCTCGACAGTGACAGTCATCGCCACGTGTTGTACACCGTGAGCCCGCACGCACCCGACTTCAGTCACCTTGTTGAAGAGGCCGGATGGCCGTCGACGACCGGCTGGGAGAGTCGCGACTACGATGGCTTTCTGGGCGGCCTTCGTGCCGGGCAGACCTGGGCCTTCCGGCTCGCCGCCAATCCGGTGCACTCGGGTCGCCGGACCGCCTCAGCTGAGACCCAGCGGTTCGGTCACATCACTGCGCAGCAGCAGCATGCATGGCTGCTGACACGTTGTGGTACATGGGGTTTCGATATCCCAGAGGCTACGGGATGGGCCGATGGCGAAGATTCTCAGCGGGCGGTGCTGGTGCGGGATCGCGCTGTCCGGACGTTTCGCCGGGGTGAGGGCAGGGTGACCCTGAGCACCGCGGTGTTCGAGGGCACATTGCGGATTGTCGACGCGGAGGTGATGCGGGCTTCGCTCATCGCAGGGATGGGCCATGCCAAGGCGTACGGGTGTGGGCTGATGACGCTCGCCCGCCCCTCGCCGTGA
- the cas1e gene encoding type I-E CRISPR-associated endonuclease Cas1: MPGAPPLEPRELLRAEDRVSFLYLEHAVVHRDSNAITSTDARGTVHIPSATIATLLLGPGTSISHHAVMLLAESGANVVWVGERGVRYYAHGRPLARSSRLLDAQARLVSNRQSRLAVAREMYTMRFVGEDTRGLTMQQLRGREGARVKRTYREHSERTGVAWRSRSYVAGDFEKSDAVNKALSAANTAMYGAVHSVVVALGCSPGLGFVHTGHDRSFVYDIADLYKADLVIPTAFDVAAKEGVEDIGAHTRRTMRDVIFRAKLLERCVADVRRLLLGDTGSGGEEIDMVSLWDDRADAVAAGQNYDEVDW; encoded by the coding sequence ATGCCTGGGGCGCCGCCGTTGGAGCCCCGGGAGCTGCTGCGCGCCGAGGATCGCGTGTCCTTCCTCTACCTGGAGCACGCGGTAGTCCATCGCGACTCCAATGCCATCACCAGCACCGACGCCCGAGGGACGGTGCACATCCCGTCAGCGACCATCGCCACGCTGCTGCTCGGGCCGGGGACCAGCATCAGCCATCATGCGGTGATGCTGTTGGCCGAGAGCGGGGCAAACGTGGTCTGGGTGGGGGAGCGCGGCGTCCGGTACTACGCGCACGGACGGCCCCTGGCGCGCTCGTCCCGGTTGCTTGATGCGCAGGCGCGGCTGGTGAGTAACCGGCAGTCGCGCCTGGCGGTCGCCCGAGAGATGTACACGATGCGATTCGTGGGGGAGGACACCCGCGGGCTGACCATGCAGCAGCTCCGAGGCCGGGAGGGTGCTCGGGTCAAACGCACGTACCGGGAACACAGCGAGCGCACCGGGGTGGCCTGGCGCTCCCGGAGCTACGTCGCGGGCGATTTCGAGAAGTCCGACGCTGTGAACAAGGCCCTCTCGGCGGCGAACACGGCCATGTACGGCGCGGTGCACTCCGTTGTCGTGGCGCTCGGCTGCTCGCCAGGTCTGGGGTTTGTGCATACCGGGCACGACCGGTCGTTCGTCTACGACATCGCTGATCTCTACAAGGCAGACCTGGTGATCCCGACGGCCTTTGACGTGGCTGCAAAGGAGGGGGTGGAGGACATTGGAGCGCACACCCGCCGGACCATGCGAGACGTGATCTTCAGGGCCAAGTTGCTAGAGCGCTGCGTAGCCGACGTTCGGCGCCTGCTGTTGGGTGACACGGGGTCCGGCGGGGAGGAGATCGACATGGTCAGTCTGTGGGACGACCGCGCCGATGCTGTTGCTGCCGGCCAGAATTACGATGAGGTCGACTGGTGA